In a genomic window of Octadecabacter temperatus:
- the phaZ gene encoding polyhydroxyalkanoate depolymerase, which produces MKYMATYDLMETIRNTNEWMGASARAIASYPAVAMWPGPGMEMLRAWGEVTERSFARMVTKPDWGIDSVPAEDGKDHVIMVRKVVEKPFGDLVHFCAVGRSERKRKVLLVAPMSGHYATLLRKTVMSLLPDCEVYTTDWHNARDIPVSEGKFDVEDYTLYLSEFMKEMGPDTHVIAVCQPVPLTLAATAYLAEQDPDAQPRSLTLIGGPVDPEANHTEVTDFGRSVTMGQLEETMIQRVGFKYPGVGRRVYPGLLQLASFISMNGEMHSDAFQKQIMAVAKGEASEHDKHNAFYDEYLAVMDMTAEFYLSTVERIFKNREIATNSFTVEGHPVDFGKITTVAVKIVEGENDDISAPGQCLAALPLLTGLPDSKKASHLEPGAGHYGIFAGRSWRDNIRPLVLDFIDANADAPAKNENTKTKAANKNAVDKAS; this is translated from the coding sequence ATGAAGTATATGGCAACATACGACCTTATGGAAACCATTCGAAACACGAATGAATGGATGGGGGCCTCCGCACGGGCCATTGCATCTTATCCAGCTGTCGCGATGTGGCCTGGTCCAGGCATGGAAATGCTGCGCGCATGGGGCGAAGTCACCGAGCGCAGCTTTGCACGAATGGTCACCAAACCTGACTGGGGTATTGATAGTGTTCCAGCCGAGGACGGCAAAGATCACGTCATCATGGTGCGCAAGGTTGTCGAAAAACCATTTGGCGATCTGGTCCACTTCTGCGCTGTCGGACGTTCGGAACGCAAACGCAAGGTTCTGCTTGTTGCGCCAATGTCGGGCCACTACGCCACTTTGCTACGTAAAACGGTCATGTCCCTGCTTCCAGATTGCGAAGTTTACACAACTGACTGGCACAACGCGCGCGATATTCCAGTGTCTGAGGGCAAGTTCGACGTTGAAGACTACACACTTTACCTGTCCGAGTTCATGAAAGAGATGGGCCCAGACACGCACGTTATCGCCGTTTGTCAGCCCGTGCCGCTGACCCTCGCGGCGACAGCCTACCTCGCGGAGCAAGACCCAGACGCGCAGCCACGTTCATTGACCTTGATCGGTGGCCCCGTTGATCCAGAAGCCAACCACACTGAAGTCACCGACTTTGGCCGCTCGGTCACGATGGGCCAACTGGAAGAGACCATGATCCAGCGGGTCGGGTTCAAATACCCGGGCGTTGGCCGCAGAGTTTACCCTGGGTTGTTGCAATTGGCGTCCTTCATCTCGATGAACGGTGAAATGCACAGCGATGCTTTCCAGAAACAGATCATGGCCGTCGCCAAAGGCGAAGCGTCAGAGCACGACAAACACAATGCGTTTTATGATGAATACCTCGCCGTGATGGACATGACGGCAGAATTCTACCTTTCAACGGTTGAACGCATCTTCAAGAACCGTGAAATCGCGACCAACAGCTTTACCGTCGAAGGTCACCCTGTTGATTTCGGTAAGATCACGACCGTCGCTGTGAAAATCGTCGAAGGCGAAAACGATGACATCTCTGCACCGGGCCAATGTCTTGCAGCACTGCCATTGCTGACGGGTCTTCCGGACAGCAAAAAAGCATCTCACCTTGAGCCAGGTGCAGGACACTACGGTATCTTCGCGGGCCGCAGCTGGCGCGACAACATTCGCCCCTTGGTACTGGATTTCATTGACGCGAATGCCGATGCACCGGCGAAAAATGAAAATACCAAAACAAAAGCCGCGAATAAGAACGCGGTCGATAAGGCCAGCTAA
- the phaC gene encoding class I poly(R)-hydroxyalkanoic acid synthase, which translates to MTTDDSKRSESDGLDAALPKLEQNMERIQELTTRLVAAMSNKRQVPQDLQGPEPELYARAGGAIFQEMIQNPAKIIEQQVGYWGKTLQHFVDAQQALSKGNLEAPKDDTPTDKRFKNPLWQSHPYFNFLKQQYMLNAQAVDAAVSDMEGLDERDKRQMEYFSQQIVDMLSPTNFLASNPDALTKAVETEGDSLVRGLENMIADLEANNGELVVSLVDKDAFSVGENLATTTGDVVFRNHMFELIQYAPTTEKVHETPLVIFPPWINKFYVLDLNAQKSLVKWIVDQGFTLFVVSWINPDNAYRDIGMTDYIEDGYITAFETVREICGVKKVNAVGYCIAGTTLSLSLAVMKARGLDYVKSATLFTTLTDFSDRGEVGVFLNDDFVDGIEAEVMNAGFLDSFYMSRTFSYLRSNDLIYQPAIRSYMLGEAPPAFDLLYWNGDGTNLPGKMAIEYLRGLCQDDAFATTGFEVAGISVKLGDVDVPLFAIACESDHIAAWKSSYCGVQKMGSKDKTFILSGSGHIAGIVNPPAKKKYGHWTNTDLTLSPDDWQAGAKAHEGSWWPMWGKWLANKSGKKIDARTPGCATHPSIMPAPGSYVLGEKTV; encoded by the coding sequence ATGACAACAGATGATTCAAAACGCAGTGAATCCGACGGTCTGGACGCGGCCTTGCCAAAACTCGAGCAAAATATGGAACGTATTCAGGAACTTACAACGCGGCTTGTAGCGGCGATGTCAAACAAGCGTCAGGTGCCACAAGATTTGCAGGGGCCAGAACCCGAACTATATGCGCGGGCAGGCGGCGCTATTTTTCAAGAAATGATACAGAATCCGGCGAAGATTATTGAACAGCAAGTCGGATATTGGGGCAAAACGCTGCAGCATTTTGTCGATGCGCAGCAGGCCTTGTCCAAAGGAAACCTTGAAGCGCCCAAAGACGACACACCAACGGATAAGCGCTTTAAGAACCCGTTGTGGCAATCGCACCCCTATTTCAACTTTCTAAAGCAGCAATACATGCTGAACGCACAGGCCGTTGATGCGGCGGTATCTGACATGGAAGGTTTGGATGAACGCGACAAGCGGCAGATGGAATACTTTAGCCAACAGATTGTCGACATGCTGTCCCCGACGAATTTTCTAGCCAGCAACCCTGACGCGTTGACCAAAGCCGTTGAAACGGAAGGTGACAGCCTTGTGCGCGGTTTGGAAAATATGATCGCCGACCTAGAAGCCAACAACGGCGAACTGGTGGTTTCACTGGTGGATAAGGATGCGTTTAGCGTTGGTGAAAACCTTGCCACGACGACAGGCGACGTTGTTTTCCGCAATCACATGTTTGAGCTGATCCAGTATGCGCCGACCACCGAAAAGGTTCATGAAACGCCGCTGGTGATTTTCCCACCATGGATCAATAAATTCTACGTTCTCGACCTGAACGCGCAAAAATCACTTGTTAAATGGATCGTCGATCAAGGGTTCACGCTGTTTGTTGTCTCATGGATCAACCCTGATAACGCATATCGCGACATCGGGATGACCGACTACATCGAGGACGGCTACATCACCGCATTTGAAACCGTCCGCGAGATTTGCGGTGTGAAGAAGGTGAATGCGGTCGGATACTGTATTGCTGGTACGACGTTGTCGTTGTCACTGGCCGTTATGAAGGCACGCGGGCTTGATTACGTAAAATCCGCCACGCTGTTCACGACGCTTACCGACTTCTCAGATCGCGGTGAGGTTGGCGTGTTCCTGAACGATGACTTTGTGGATGGCATCGAAGCTGAGGTCATGAACGCCGGTTTCCTCGACAGTTTCTATATGAGCCGTACGTTCAGCTATTTGCGCAGCAACGACCTTATCTATCAGCCCGCGATCCGCAGCTACATGTTGGGGGAGGCTCCACCGGCCTTCGATTTGCTTTATTGGAACGGCGATGGCACGAACCTTCCCGGCAAAATGGCGATCGAATACTTGCGTGGCCTTTGTCAGGACGATGCATTTGCGACGACTGGCTTTGAGGTCGCGGGTATCTCTGTGAAATTGGGTGATGTCGACGTGCCGCTATTTGCGATTGCTTGCGAAAGCGACCATATCGCGGCTTGGAAGTCATCTTATTGTGGCGTGCAAAAGATGGGGTCCAAGGACAAGACGTTTATCCTGTCGGGGTCAGGCCACATCGCAGGGATCGTGAATCCACCTGCTAAGAAGAAGTATGGCCATTGGACAAATACGGACCTCACCCTCAGCCCAGACGATTGGCAAGCAGGGGCCAAGGCGCATGAAGGGTCTTGGTGGCCGATGTGGGGCAAGTGGTTGGCCAACAAGTCTGGCAAGAAGATCGATGCGAGAACGCCTGGTTGTGCGACTCATCCCTCGATTATGCCTGCACCCGGAAGTTATGTTTTGGGTGAGAAGACAGTTTGA
- a CDS encoding phasin family protein yields the protein MAATTPDFTAVLKDMMGAFPVDTKAFDDAVKTQSALSEKLSAVSITAAEKSTELSAKWAQDTLAKVTELSKAKAEPADYAKSVTDFASASAEAAAEHMAAFAEIAKKVQTETLELMMAAGKDASEDMTAAAKKATADVTAAAKKAATAK from the coding sequence ATGGCTGCTACGACACCTGACTTCACCGCCGTTCTCAAAGACATGATGGGCGCATTCCCTGTAGACACAAAAGCATTCGACGACGCTGTTAAGACACAGTCCGCGTTGAGCGAAAAGTTGTCCGCTGTTTCCATCACTGCAGCAGAAAAATCCACTGAGCTGTCCGCGAAATGGGCTCAGGACACACTTGCTAAGGTTACAGAACTGTCCAAAGCAAAGGCAGAGCCTGCTGACTACGCAAAATCCGTAACTGACTTCGCATCCGCTTCTGCTGAAGCCGCTGCTGAGCACATGGCTGCCTTCGCTGAAATCGCGAAAAAAGTTCAGACAGAAACTCTGGAACTGATGATGGCTGCTGGCAAAGACGCGTCAGAAGACATGACTGCTGCTGCTAAGAAAGCCACTGCAGACGTAACTGCTGCTGCTAAGAAAGCCGCTACTGCAAAGTAA
- the phaR gene encoding polyhydroxyalkanoate synthesis repressor PhaR yields MANTSQPLLIKRYASRRLYNTETSDYVTLEDIATFIRDGREVQIVDLKSGDDLTRQYLLQIIAEHESRGESVLPVDVLTDLVRSYTSQSMSVVPQFLAQSFDMLRDGQSKIMENIGSTNPLASMPGFEAMQAQQQAFMKAMTGGMMPSAAKPAESAKAEKADEGLDDIKAELAALQEKLSKLGK; encoded by the coding sequence TTGGCCAACACATCACAACCGCTACTGATCAAGCGTTATGCAAGTCGTCGTTTGTACAACACCGAGACCAGCGATTACGTCACACTCGAAGATATCGCGACATTCATTCGTGATGGGCGCGAAGTGCAGATCGTTGACTTGAAGTCCGGGGACGACCTTACACGTCAATACTTGCTGCAGATCATCGCGGAACATGAAAGCCGCGGCGAAAGCGTGCTTCCGGTTGATGTTTTGACGGATTTGGTGCGGTCCTACACGAGCCAGTCGATGTCTGTCGTTCCGCAGTTCTTGGCGCAATCATTTGATATGCTTCGTGATGGGCAGTCCAAGATTATGGAAAACATCGGATCAACTAATCCGCTGGCATCGATGCCAGGGTTCGAAGCGATGCAAGCACAGCAACAAGCGTTCATGAAGGCGATGACAGGGGGCATGATGCCATCTGCGGCCAAGCCTGCCGAATCCGCCAAAGCCGAAAAAGCCGACGAAGGTCTTGATGACATTAAGGCGGAACTTGCTGCGCTTCAGGAAAAGCTCTCAAAGCTGGGCAAGTAA
- a CDS encoding DegT/DnrJ/EryC1/StrS family aminotransferase produces MPQIPNVYDAEPIPAAALEEVTKLLNSADLFRYTRADDAPVSLLEQEFAALMGTKYALAVSSCSAALFLSLEALDLPREARVLIPAFTFAAVPSSVVHARCVPVLVECSDNYRIDMDDFAAKLENADAVLISHMRGHTSDMDAIMALADAADVPVIEDAAHSLGTTWNGRKIGTIGKIGCFSFQSYKMINAGEGGILVTDDADLVARAIIMSGAYEHTWQKHAIPTEVMQKWQNKLPLYNLRLSNLSAAIIRPQLPELARRVVDGRRNHDHVAARLNTHPNLVVPAPLAGEVRAPDSIQFNLYNMDDAQTQAFADAAASLGLKVQIFGQSADNARAFWNWEFLGATPELPKTRAMLMRACDVRLPARLTLDDCDVIAEVLLEAAQTATSAKVA; encoded by the coding sequence ATGCCCCAAATCCCAAACGTTTACGATGCAGAACCCATTCCTGCAGCTGCGCTGGAAGAAGTCACCAAGCTGCTGAACTCTGCAGACCTGTTTCGCTACACTCGGGCCGATGACGCGCCAGTTTCGCTTTTAGAACAAGAATTTGCAGCGCTGATGGGTACGAAATATGCCCTCGCGGTTTCAAGCTGTTCTGCAGCCCTATTCTTGTCCCTCGAAGCGCTAGACCTGCCCCGTGAGGCCCGCGTTCTGATCCCTGCGTTCACCTTTGCGGCTGTTCCGTCCTCTGTAGTTCATGCGCGCTGTGTGCCTGTCCTTGTAGAGTGTTCCGACAACTACCGCATCGACATGGATGACTTTGCCGCCAAACTTGAGAACGCTGACGCCGTACTTATTTCGCATATGCGTGGGCACACCTCAGATATGGATGCAATCATGGCATTGGCCGATGCAGCTGATGTGCCTGTCATTGAAGACGCGGCCCACAGCCTTGGCACCACATGGAACGGTCGCAAGATTGGGACTATCGGCAAGATCGGCTGTTTCAGCTTCCAAAGTTACAAAATGATCAACGCGGGCGAAGGCGGCATTTTGGTCACCGACGACGCGGATCTCGTGGCGCGGGCCATCATCATGTCTGGCGCCTATGAACACACATGGCAGAAACATGCGATCCCAACAGAGGTGATGCAGAAATGGCAGAACAAACTGCCGCTTTATAATCTGCGACTGTCCAACCTGTCCGCTGCAATCATTAGGCCGCAATTGCCCGAGCTCGCACGGCGTGTCGTCGATGGGCGACGCAACCATGACCACGTGGCAGCACGGTTGAACACGCACCCGAATCTTGTTGTCCCTGCCCCTCTAGCGGGCGAAGTTCGCGCGCCGGATTCTATTCAGTTCAACCTGTACAATATGGATGACGCACAGACCCAAGCTTTTGCTGATGCGGCTGCGTCTTTGGGCCTCAAGGTGCAAATCTTCGGCCAAAGTGCGGACAATGCGCGGGCTTTCTGGAATTGGGAATTCTTGGGCGCCACACCAGAGCTGCCGAAAACGCGCGCCATGTTGATGCGCGCGTGCGATGTGCGCCTACCTGCCCGCCTGACGCTAGACGATTGCGATGTGATCGCTGAGGTTCTGCTGGAAGCCGCACAAACGGCGACATCCGCTAAGGTAGCTTAA
- a CDS encoding NAD(P)/FAD-dependent oxidoreductase yields the protein MSNALYRNDRPAKFPNSWYAATADIPPERAPLHGKIKADVCIVGAGFTGLMAALELAEAGMDVVVLDAHRAGWGASGRNGGQAGSGFNQDQRWIAAKLGKGPAKALWDMTEEGKDLLKSRIEKHTPEARFRAGVAHGAYNAVEARELRDEAEFLRRTYDYKDVEGLTREAFQDIVKSPHYQGGLVDRGAGHIHPLRYALGLAKAAEAAGARIFERSEVHEIVEGDPAVVATGQGRVTAPFVLLAGNGYLPNINKKVTSRTMPLNSFIAATEPLGERAKDILTQDIAVADSKFVVNYFRLSEDNRLLFGGRENYTTGFPQNIEPALRKRMEHMFPQLKGVKIDYTWGGTLGITPTRLPNLMRASSNILSSGGYSGHGVVHSGFAGKLMAEAVRGQAERFDVFASLPTPRFPGGTMLRAPLLMAAMTWYSMRDRLGI from the coding sequence ATGTCAAACGCCCTATACCGCAATGACCGCCCTGCTAAGTTCCCCAATAGCTGGTATGCCGCAACCGCCGACATCCCACCAGAACGTGCTCCGTTACACGGCAAAATCAAAGCGGACGTCTGCATTGTTGGCGCTGGTTTCACTGGCCTGATGGCCGCGCTTGAATTGGCCGAAGCCGGAATGGACGTTGTTGTACTGGACGCCCACCGCGCGGGTTGGGGCGCGTCTGGTCGCAATGGTGGGCAAGCCGGATCAGGGTTCAACCAAGACCAGCGCTGGATTGCTGCAAAACTTGGAAAAGGCCCAGCCAAGGCGCTCTGGGATATGACGGAAGAAGGCAAAGACCTCCTGAAGTCGCGCATCGAAAAACATACCCCCGAAGCCCGCTTTCGTGCAGGCGTCGCGCATGGCGCATACAACGCGGTTGAGGCCCGTGAACTGCGTGATGAGGCTGAGTTCTTGCGCCGAACCTATGACTACAAAGACGTCGAAGGCCTGACGCGCGAAGCATTCCAAGACATTGTAAAGTCACCACATTACCAAGGCGGCCTAGTTGACCGTGGCGCGGGTCACATACACCCGCTGCGCTACGCCCTTGGTCTTGCCAAAGCCGCCGAAGCCGCTGGCGCGCGCATTTTTGAACGCTCGGAAGTGCATGAGATCGTTGAAGGTGATCCTGCTGTTGTCGCCACGGGACAGGGTCGCGTAACGGCCCCGTTCGTGCTGCTTGCTGGCAACGGATACCTTCCAAACATCAACAAAAAGGTCACGTCGCGCACCATGCCGCTAAACTCTTTCATCGCTGCGACCGAACCGCTGGGTGAGCGTGCAAAAGACATCCTGACCCAAGACATCGCCGTAGCAGACAGCAAGTTTGTGGTGAACTATTTCCGTCTGTCTGAGGACAACCGCCTGCTGTTTGGGGGGCGCGAGAACTACACCACGGGGTTCCCGCAAAACATTGAACCCGCATTGCGCAAACGGATGGAGCACATGTTCCCACAGCTTAAGGGCGTGAAAATCGATTACACATGGGGCGGAACCCTGGGCATCACACCGACCCGCCTGCCCAACTTAATGCGTGCTTCCTCTAACATCTTAAGTTCTGGTGGCTATTCCGGTCACGGTGTCGTCCATTCCGGTTTCGCCGGTAAACTGATGGCCGAAGCCGTACGCGGCCAAGCAGAACGCTTTGACGTTTTCGCGAGTCTACCAACACCGCGCTTTCCGGGTGGCACAATGCTACGCGCACCTTTGCTAATGGCGGCGATGACGTGGTATTCGATGCGCGATCGCTTGGGCATTTAG